One part of the Prunus persica cultivar Lovell chromosome G5, Prunus_persica_NCBIv2, whole genome shotgun sequence genome encodes these proteins:
- the LOC18777541 gene encoding F-box protein At5g49610: protein MMMNDSVDDLPEVLLVEIICRLSCSKFVFQCKCVSKRWCELISSSHFVGQYVRCQRDLKTPILGTVVVDNGTFFPVENEDGLMSLQLPVISEAAPEQKLFVVGACNDLVLCCPSELDQRDYYICNPYTKKWVALPPPPRIHNWVSVGFICDPYYNYNSSSTFDDEVSINAEYRWRVVRLRQEFYVDIFFSETGEWRESANVVCGLRNYFDIITAGVACNGKLYFSGSDHASSYILELDPFQGISNISTNNGDGDGDHIIVDKCRFSLAPLDMLAEVRGYAISKYRVLGACRGHLRVSDFLVGDHLSVWELDAGDDNLKWRLVVDKVPFFRMDSPNSDDPLMPLDEWSKTVIGFHPSIEDTIYVDARQIIRCHFGARMLELHYYKK from the coding sequence atgatgatgaatgatagTGTTGATGATCTCCCAGAGGTTTTATTGGTTGAAATCATTTGTCGACTTTCTTGTAGTAAGTTTGTTTTTCAATGCAAGTGCGTGTCCAAGCGTTGGTGTGAACTCATCTCTAGTTCTCATTTTGTTGGGCAATATGTACGTTGCCAACGTGATTTGAAAACGCCCATTTTAGGTACAGTAGTTGTAGACAATGGAACATTCTTTCCGGTGGAAAACGAGGATGGTCTGATGAGTTTGCAGCTACCTGTTATTTCAGAAGCCGCACCagaacaaaaattatttgtgGTAGGGGCGTGCAACGACTTAGTTTTGTGCTGCCCAAGCGAACTTGATCAACGTGATTATTACATTTGTAATCCATACACCAAGAAATGGGTTGCTCTTCCTCCCCCTCCTCGAATCCATAATTGGGTAAGCGTAGGGTTCATTTGTGATCCCTACTACAACTACAACTCATCTTCCACCTTCGATGATGAGGTTTCCATTAATGCTGAATATAGGTGGAGGGTTGTGCGACTACGTCAAGAGTTCTATGTGGACATCTTCTTTTCTGAGACCGGTGAATGGAGGGAGTCCGCTAATGTGGTATGCGGCCTACgaaattattttgatatcATAACTGCTGGCGTTGCTTGCAATGGgaagttgtatttttcagGTTCCGATCATGCATCCTCCTATATTCTGGAGTTGGATCCCTTCCAAGGTATCAGTAATATCAGTACTAAtaatggtgatggtgatggcgATCATATTATTGTTGACAAATGTCGGTTCAGTCTGGCACCTCTTGATATGTTGGCTGAAGTGCGGGGATATGCCATTTCGAAGTATCGGGTTCTTGGTGCATGTCGAGGGCATTTGCGGGTGTCCGATTTTCTGGTTGGTGATCATTTGAGTGTCTGGGAGTTAGATGCAGGCGATGATAATTTGAAATGGCGTTTGGTGGTCGACAAAGTTCCCTTCTTCCGAATGGATTCTCCCAATTCCGACGATCCTTTGATGCCTCTAGATGAGTGGTCAAAAACTGTGATAGGTTTCCACCCGAGTATTGAGGATACCATCTACGTAGATGCTAGGCAAATTATCAGGTGCCACTTTGGTGCAAGAATGTTAGAgttacactactacaaaaagtga